A single Anopheles maculipalpis chromosome 3RL, idAnoMacuDA_375_x, whole genome shotgun sequence DNA region contains:
- the LOC126561099 gene encoding LOW QUALITY PROTEIN: putative gustatory receptor 59e (The sequence of the model RefSeq protein was modified relative to this genomic sequence to represent the inferred CDS: deleted 2 bases in 1 codon; substituted 1 base at 1 genomic stop codon) — translation MSLFVTRCLSNQARQRGFEKMRPVASLHQLRXQVSLVSNAASMVLELLSNKQLFRNEFQQSTHRLLRVCQLFGTVPWEVTLFTCDSKPLSCFTLWFVRACNVMYSLFLMTVVMVATILQHMAFDYQMPFMTRMLYISEYIMENGVVMMILFGCHYQRRCYDRFSAQLLAVAIDVSLCGGTVDFHRIETIFNRLVACVMLFFAGVLMVDFLYNELMFWSFVRSSAIYTLSNVINVLGLVQYAYVLYVVFFFYYDMNRLLQSYTRHLHAQDKRYVRRLAGEIVLPSGALYDYAQLIDILRRTHLQLSALMEQVNGCFGVLIVSTTTASFVVLSLQFFAIYQATTVRSWTTIDTYLLVYTVLWIVLHAAKVLLILYPCHLVQRERDRTGPMLYRFDPTVRDSALNNALAKFSSQLLHVQGPLTACGVINLEMTLISTMVGALTTYLVILIQFETAISQGQTANGNSSSTSYGASGHANGSTST, via the exons ATGTCCCTATTCGTCACGCGATGCCTATCGAACCAAGCGCGCCAACGAGGATTCGAAAAAATGCGACCAGTTGCATCGTTGCACCAGCTACGCTAGCAAGTATCTCTGGTTAGCAAC GCAGCCAGTATGGTGCTTGAGCTGCTTTCCAACAAGCAGTTGTTTCGGAACGAATTCCAACAGTCCACCCACCGGTTGCTACGGGTCTGCCAACTGTTCGGCACAGTTCCTTGGGAAGTAACGCTTTTTACGTGCGACAGCAAACCACTCAGCTGCTTTACCTTATGGTTCGTCCGGGCATGTAATGTGATGTACTCGCTCTTCCTGATGACCGTGGTAATGGTGGCCACTATCTTGCAGCACATGGCATTCGACTACCAAATGCCGTTTATGACGCGCATGCTCTACATCAGCGAGTACATCATGGAGAAcggtgtggtgatgatgatactGTTCGGCTGCCATTATCAGCGCCGCTGCTACGATCGCTTTTCCGCCCAACTGTTGGCGGTCGCGATCGATGTATCGTTGTGCGGCGGCACGGTTGACTTTCATCGCATCGAAACGATCTTCAACCGGTTGGTCGCGTGTGTGATGCTGTTCTTCGCCGGCGTACTGATGGTCGACTTCCTGTACAATGAGCTAATGTTCTGGAGCTTTGTGCGTAGCTCGGCGATCTATACACTGTCGAACGTGATCAACGTGCTGGGATTGGTGCAGTACGCGTACGTTCTCTACgtagtgtttttcttctactacGACATGAATCGGCTGCTGCAATCGTACACGCGCCATCTTCACGCCCAGGACAAGCGATACGTTCGTCGGCTTGCCGGTGAGATTGTCCTTCCGTCCGGTGCGTTGTACGATTACGCACAGCTAATCGATATCCTGCGCCGTACACACCTGCAGCTAAGCGCACTCATGGAGCAGGTGAACGGTTGCTTTGGCGTGCTGATCGTGTCCACGACAACTGCTTCGTTTGTGGTGCTCAGTTTGCAGTTTTTTGCCATCTATCAAGCAACAACGGTACGGAGTTGGACCACGATCGATACGTATCTGCTGGTGTACACCGTGCTGTGGATCGTACTGCACGCTGCCAAGGTACTGCTCATCCTTTACCCTTGCCATCTGGTGCAGCGCGAACGGGACCGTACCGGGCCGATGCTGTACCGGTTCGATCCGACCGTTCGGGACAGTGCGCTGAATAATGCG ttagcaaaattttccaGCCAACTGCTACACGTACAAGGACCTCTGACGGCTTGCGGTGTTATCAATCTGGAAATGACGCTCATTAGCACG ATGGTTGGTGCTCTTACAACATATCTCGTGATACTGATACAGTTCGAAACGGCCATTTCTCAAGGTCAGACAGCTAACGGCAACAGTTCCTCAACTTCCTATGGTGCAAGTGGTCATGCAAATGGATCAACCTCTACTTAG